The window TAAGTTGTAACGCCGCACGCAGTACCAGTCAGTCCCTTTCGGGGGATAGTTCACTCCCGTAAGTTTTCCTCCCTCGTTGCCTTGAACCATACCCACAAACAGGTATTTACTATTCGCTGCAACCGCAATGCCTCCAACCCTTCCCCATCCGTGTAGCGCATCAGCCCGACCAATTACGTCTCCGTCTTTGTAAATCCCCGCCTCCCGACCGGCTTCATCCCATAAGCTATTGGTATAAACGGTGCCATCGGGAGTGACATACATGGCACTAATCTGAATTTGTACCCACTTATCGCCACCACCAAAAGTGTTGCCTAGCCAAGAGGTTTTGTAGGAGGTTTCGGACATCGCCCCAGTTGTCACATAGCAGGCCAATGAGGTAAAAATGAGCAGTCCTGCAAAGAAATAGAGCGGTAAACGGACTCTAGGACGGTAACAATAAACCTGAACCTGACTGAGATTTTTGCGTAGAGTGTTGGCCTTTTTGATCAGCCATTGCACTGAGTTCGGCGTTTTAATCTGCGATCGGTTTCCCTGCCAAAATTGTGTAAGCAACGATAAGAATCTCTGGTTGATCATCTTCTCAAGCGACCTTTGAATGGATTTTTGAGTTGAAAATTAGAGTCATCTGTGCTTATCGGGAGGAATTTGTCAGCAATTGTTGTGTCCTTAATTACACTTGTGTTACCTTCATCAATAAAGTTTTGATGAAATTTTTATGAAGTTTTAATGAAGCTAGCTATTTTAATCTGTTAAAAAAAATTATTTATTTAGAGTTAACATTTCTTGTAGAATCTTGGCAAGCTTGGAATCCATTAAATGATTAGCTTTCATGCTAACCATTAGCCCAGAGTACATTGTTTGCCGCGATTGTCCGCACTCTGTCTCAAGTCCACACACATATTGAACAACTGACCCAGGTTAACGGCAAAGACAATTTACTGGAAAAGTCTGATCTGAAGTTTTGTCACAAAAATGGCAACATAGAGATTATGTCTGACTAGGAGAGTTTCCAATAGCACCATAGCAACTTCACGAACCGTTAAAGCTTATGAATTCAAAGTCTCATTTCACCTGGATTGATTTTCTCAGAGGCATCTCTGCGTTTGGGATCGTTTTATATCATGTAAGAGTGGATCTTTGGGTTGGTTGGGTTGCCATCAGTACACAACCAGAATCGTTCAGTTTTTTTGATCGTGCAGTCGCGTTGTTATCTATTCCAATTCCTTTTCTTCGTCCTTCCGTAATGCTCTTCTTTCTGGTGAGTGGATTTGGCATTCACTATAGTTATTCGGCCTTGGGCCGCTTATGGGAACTAAAATCGTATAGTATTCGCCGTTTGCTGCGAATTTATCCACCTTACATTGCAGCAGTTATAGGCTGTATCTTAATTGAATGGATTTTAAGGGTTCAATTCAATCAGGAAGTATCTCCAATCGCTAAAGTTTGGCAAACTGTATTTATGGTGCAAAACTATAGCCCGGATGCAGGTCAGATGTATACAAATCCAGCGCTATGGTCTTTGCCAATTGAAGTAGAACTTTATGTTGCCTATCCCATTTTTTACTGGCTCTTAAGGCGCTATGGAATCAAGTGGTCAATGTTTGCAGTGGCTATTGTTTCCATCGGAGCCTTAGTCATTGCGTTAGGTCCTAATTTGCAAAATTACAACAATACCCTGGTTGAGAATGGAGGGCATTTTGCAGTTTATTGGATTATTTGGTGTGCTGGAGCTTTATTAGCTGAATGGACAGGGAAAGATAAATTGCCAAAATGGCAACCCTGGTGGTGGGGAGTCATGGCATTGACTTTTGTTATTGGTATAGCCGTAACTTTGTTGAAACTTTTTATCGTGATTCAAGAATTGATCTGGGGAGGGTTCTACTTTACATTGATGCTGTGGGGAATGACACAGCCAGATCCACTCGGCTTCCTGAGTGATCGAATGAAGAAAATATTTTCCTTCTTAGGATTAATTTCTTACTCACTGTATTTGATCAATTACCCATTGTTCAGACTGTGTGGGGAAATTTGGCTGAGTTTATTTGGTACGAAACCAGCGAATTTTCTAATTCCTCTACTCTTTAGTGTATTGTGCATCCCCATTGCTTACGCTTTTTATCTTGCTGTCGAAGCTCCAAGTTATCGGTTAGCTAAAAAACTTGCCAATCCCGGACGCAAGCCTCGCACGGTGCAAAGTTAACACAAACAGGATCATGGTTCATTGTTGATTATTTATTACAATGAACCATGGGTTATGTGTGACATCGTTGGAGAAAACTAGGTGGAAGGTAACATTAGCAATCCTGGTACAGCGTCTGCATCTATTCTCTGCGTTGGGCTGGGCTGGTTTCCCAAAACTCCAGGAGGACTCGATCGCTATGTTTACGAACTCACGCATCAGCTAGCTGCCTATGGGGATCAAGTTGAGTTATGTGGAGTTGGATTCCCCGAAGAACCCCAAAATTGTCCGATAAAACTGACAAATTTAGCAGAACCTAGTGATCGATTGTGGCAACGACTATGGTTGATGCGCCGCAATTTTTTGAGCCGATCAAACACCAAGAAACCTGATGCCATTAACTTGAACTTTGCCTTGTATAGTCTGCCACTGATGCAAGTGTTGCCCAAGGGAGTACCGATTACTTTCTCTTTTCATGGCCCTTGGGCATTAGAATGCCAGCAGGAAGGAGTGGGAAAAGTCGGGGTTTTCTTTCGGGACTGGGTAGAGCGACAAGTTTATCCCCATTGTGATCGCTTTATTGTCTTAAGTAAGGCGTTTGGTCAGATTTTGCACCAAGAGTATCACGTTCCTTGGAGCAAGATTTATGTTATTCCCGGTGGAGTGGATCTGAAGCGCTTTCAGTCCAATTTATCTCGTCAACAAGCACGCACTCAGCTAAACTGGCCTCAAGACCGCAAAATTCTCTTCACACCTCGTCGCTTAGTTCATCGGGTTGGGTTGGATAAATTATTAACAGCGATATCGATGATTAAGCCTCAGGTTCCTGATGTCTGGCTTGCCATTGCTGGAAAAGGGCCACTCAAGGCTTCACTAGAACAACAGTGTCAG of the Allocoleopsis franciscana PCC 7113 genome contains:
- a CDS encoding glycosyltransferase family 4 protein: MEGNISNPGTASASILCVGLGWFPKTPGGLDRYVYELTHQLAAYGDQVELCGVGFPEEPQNCPIKLTNLAEPSDRLWQRLWLMRRNFLSRSNTKKPDAINLNFALYSLPLMQVLPKGVPITFSFHGPWALECQQEGVGKVGVFFRDWVERQVYPHCDRFIVLSKAFGQILHQEYHVPWSKIYVIPGGVDLKRFQSNLSRQQARTQLNWPQDRKILFTPRRLVHRVGLDKLLTAISMIKPQVPDVWLAIAGKGPLKASLEQQCQELGLDEQVRFLGFLPDDQLPLAYQAADLSVMPSQSLEGFGLAIVESLACGTPALCTPVGGMPEVLEAFSPELIAAAAEPMAIAKTLEQVLLEKIPLPDRSACREYAATHFDWQNIAQQVRNVLLG
- a CDS encoding acyltransferase family protein, with translation MNSKSHFTWIDFLRGISAFGIVLYHVRVDLWVGWVAISTQPESFSFFDRAVALLSIPIPFLRPSVMLFFLVSGFGIHYSYSALGRLWELKSYSIRRLLRIYPPYIAAVIGCILIEWILRVQFNQEVSPIAKVWQTVFMVQNYSPDAGQMYTNPALWSLPIEVELYVAYPIFYWLLRRYGIKWSMFAVAIVSIGALVIALGPNLQNYNNTLVENGGHFAVYWIIWCAGALLAEWTGKDKLPKWQPWWWGVMALTFVIGIAVTLLKLFIVIQELIWGGFYFTLMLWGMTQPDPLGFLSDRMKKIFSFLGLISYSLYLINYPLFRLCGEIWLSLFGTKPANFLIPLLFSVLCIPIAYAFYLAVEAPSYRLAKKLANPGRKPRTVQS